CAAGACCACCTACCAAATTCACCAATGGGAAGAACAgcgaacaaaacaaaaaacaaagagagaaaaaaaacgcGTAAAAAATTGAGCGGAAGAAAACACTCGTGGGAGCAAAGGGGGAAGAAACCACAGGACCAACAACCGAATAGAAAGCATTTAGCTAGCACGCACGCACCGAACCTCGCTTGAGCTCGGGCGAAGGGGGAGAGAAGGTGTCGGCGTTGCCCACCTGGGAGGGAGGGGGAAGCGAGGCGGCGAGTCCGTCTGGCGTTCAGGCGGCCGTCCGATCCCTCCACGGGATTctcgcgcggcggccggcgatgcgggggggggggggagctgGCCCTGGGGATTGGAGGGCGGAGCGAGAAGGGAGGACACAACAGGGAACGAGGTGGGGGGCgactagagagagagaggggggagcGGTGAGagagattaattaattaaaattCCAGATTAATTTCTTCAGTTAGCCATTTAGCGGGCGAGGCGTATTCATGGTCGCTGCGCTTTTCGAGAGGCCACggcccccttcctcctccgtagAGTAGGACAGCAAGGCAAGCAGGCCGAGCAAGAAGAGTTTTGGCTTCCTTTGGTATCTTCTTATTCGCACGATCGCATCCACTTAGCTGGCCACAGTTTTCTATATTTTGATTCTAGAGGCATTGGTCATTTTGAATCCATTTCGCTCTAAAATGCGTATTGATTTCGTCAACACGTTGCTGTTTGCGAGAGAGAGCCTTGGGTCCTCCCTGCCTCCATGTGTGATGTGCTCATGGCATGGCACGTCGAGGTCGTTGATGTTGCGGGTAGACAAGCGGAGGAAGCGACAGCCGAGCGTAGAGCCTACGGATCAGGGGCACACAAAGAGAGTGCTGGACTGCAGGCATCGTGGTTTATTTTAAAGGTTTTGCTATTCTGAGAAATAGAAAAGAACACAAGAATGTAAAAAAGAATTGGCGAGAATTGGATGTCCTGGACAACTGATTAAACGCATCAATGAGTTATGTAAGTTCGTCCATAGTATTTAGTTGCAGTACAACAGAAATGCAGAATTTATTTTCCAAAGTAGGTATATGCCATAGTTATCATAGGCACGAACATAAATTTTTAGGAAgtcctccaaaaaaaaaaattctacaaagTCAGACTTATGGATTTTTTTCCCTCTAAATGGACTACAATTGGTACATGGAAAAAATGAGCAAAAGGTTCTAATCCTATGTATCAAACGGCCAATTCCTTAGGGAACTTTTACAAGTATTAGAATCATAATTATGATATTATATCATGAAATTTCTTTGAATGAAATAGGCTTAACTCTCTATAATTTTATTCTTACAAAACCTCAATGGAGACATAAGTCCTCATCAAGGGAGATCACTGAGAATCTCCTTGTTGTGATCCTTGAAAATCACGTTGCCATCACAAGATTTGGAGTTATGGCAGGGAAATTAAGACGTATATTACCATCCACGAGTTGTCCCGGTTCAATTTTTTGTACGTAGTAAGTGTGTCTCTTTCTTGATACTTTTCCGTGCACTAATTGCTTCCTTGATTTAATATTCTGTATAATTTTAatctctataaagttgatcgtCACTAACATtcatttaatgtttgcaagctcaaCATGTAAGGTGTTCACATCATCAAGTTGATctccactaaaatcaacatgcaAGTGTCCATGTCATCAAATTTATCCCTACTAAACTCAAAATGAAAAGTGTGCATGTCATCAAGTTGATCTCCACTAATTAAAATTCATTTAGCGTTTGCAAGCTCACCACGCAAATTTTTCAAGTCGTCATCAACCCAACTAGCTCCTAGCATCTGCACTATCCAAGAAAAATTCTTCATCGTCCTTCGTGTGCCGTGGGAAATTAAAATTTTCGTGTGTGAAGGCAATCTCATCATAACTCTTTATCTCTAGGATGTCACCCACTTCACCCAACCATGTCATCGCTCTTCTTTCATCATTCCATCAATGGAAGGTCATAAGAAATATACAGATATAATTGAAAAGTTGAAAGACACTAAACCACCATTGGTGTGTCTTACTTTCAAAAGTATTTCTTCTAATGCTCACATCACAAACCAACTATTGTGTGATCGATCAACATTGATCACATGAAAAATGGTATGCCACATCTCCAGATTATTCTTATGGAAGAAGACTCGGAGCAACACTAGCATGTGGTTTGGTCCAAATATATTTACTTTGTCAGCCACACGAGAAATTAGTCATGAAGGtaaataaatttgtatatCATACATACACATTTGCATTCTCTCTTAAAATCAATCATACCATTAGTTCCAATAGTATTATAATGTTTATTATCATTCATTGCAATACACTTTTCTTTGACATATGGGCAAATGCATTACTCTTCGAGGCCTGCAGCACCGCCCAGGATATTCAGTAATATATTTTATGTTACATCAGtaaacaaaagatatcaaatgCATGGTATTTCTAAAGGTGTATCACCATAGGATTTATTTCTTTCGGTCTTCAGAAATAACGTTTTGGATATTGACATGGTCTCtaagatgtactccctccaattcataataagtgtctcagatttagtacagcgatttagtacaaagttgtactaaatctgagacacttatcgtggatcgaagggagtagcTTTTATCATTAATTTCTTATACATTACCAAAAAATTATCATTAATTTCTTCTATCATATAATTCTAAACCCAATAGAAATAATATATTATGAAGGTATTTTTGAGATAAATCTGTACATGTAGGTTTCACATAACCagtcaaaatatttatttatttcaaagaaaaaatggtACTAGATGATATGCTAAGAATCACCGTCCCCAAACAGAGAGAAAAGAACAGCAGAAAAATCATTTACtcgacaaatttgagttacttaatatgggacggaggaagtacttcaTTTACTATGCTAATCAGATGCCAAAGTTCATGCTAAACTTGTCAGGTAACAATTGCAATTCATATAGTTGAAGGCAcccttttgcttcttctttttcgttcTATATGTAATCTGCTAGCTTTTCGCTCCGCTTTAACCTTGGGAGTTTCATCTGAATCGAAGAGAAAGTGAAAGGAAACTTCCAACCACATAGTTTCTGCTAGGAATATGACTGTGCACAGGTGCACTACACTTTCTCCTTTGAGAAAATGAATCATAGCTTGCTTTATTACGTACATGCCAGCACGGAGTACATACGGGTGCAGGGATTCTTTTCAAGCAAAGCTAAAAGGAAACGATGCCCCTAAAAGAATCAAAGAAGATAAAAAGTGTTCCTTCGGTCCAAGAATTCCACGTAGGATTGCTTAGTTTGGAAGAATGTTTAGTGAATGTTTTAGCGGTGTGTTTTCATAATAAATTATTCAAGTACAGGAGTGGAGCCACTAGTCATACCAAAATTAGGTAATGTTGGCAGATTAGCACAAGTACGGCCTGCTATCTGAGACTCTTGAGTGCCTCAGAGAATCAATTAATGTAATCTTTGGTGGTGAGCTGGGTCTCACATGCAAATAATCCTAGGATAGTTGGAGATCTTTGGAAGAGACAAGCATATAAACAATTAAAAATAAGAATCGTGAAGAATTTCGGTATTACTTTATGCATTCAAGGTTTTGTTCCGTGAATGATGGTGTCACGGGACAAATGAAGAGTTGAtctttcccaaaaaaaaagttaaattaACCTAAAAAAATTCGAATTACAAAAATGTTCTTTAAACATTATCATCATATGTATCCTCCTCATATCATTGTTCACTTTCATCCAGTGGGAATAACCATCAGCGGGTCACTCATGGTCAAAAAAAGGACCGTAAAAATCCGATTGTGGAAGGAGTGATCCACAGGAAAACTGGACCAAAAACCATAAAAAGCACGGTCAATTAAGAGGAAACCGGCCAAAGACCAACAAACGGCCACAAAACCTAGCCAAACTAGGTCGGGGTGCGACTAGACAAGCCTGGCCGCACGCGAAGACAACAACAACCCAACAACAAACAATGACACTGACGAGCGGACCACCCCAAGACAATCCCCAACATCGACGCCTCCAAGAAGGTAAACGACATCAAAGACGTCGTCGTCAATAAAACCAGCGCAGCCGAATTTGAACTTTTGCCCAGAGCAAAGTCTCGAGGTGGTGGTAGAAGGCCGGAGCTTCACAACGACACCACCAAGGTGGGGAACGACGCTCAAAAGCGCCACTGCAACAAGTACCGAATGAAGTCATGGTGCAAGGCTTTCGTCCGAAGAATCGCCAGAACCACCACCGGATTGCCCAAAGGACAACCCGCACCGTCTCATGCAGGAGTCACCACCGTTGGAGAAGAGGAACCACCCACGCCCGAACCTGCGGGTGCCACGCATGGCACCGGAAAGCCAAGCACACCCGAAGCCTAGCTCCGGCCACCAGAGCACGGAAGAGCCCTAACCAACGCCCAAACCAGCGGGCACCACGCCGAAGAGCCCCAACCTCGCCGAGAAACCAGCCACCACCGCACAGATTTGGGCACCCCGGCCAAGATCCGGCCAACACCACCGCCCCAGTCACGGCCGCCCTGGAGCCGCCGAGAACCGCAACAGAGAAACTCGCGCACAGGACAGAGCCTTGCTGCCGCCATCCGCCACGCAGGCTTAgcccggcggcctcctccgacGGCGACAAGGCAGCTTCGGCAGGGAGGGAGTCGGAGGCGGGCAAAGGGAAGGGCTGCCGCCCATGTTGCCCAAAGGGGAGCGACGCGAGGGCAATGGCagtatgttttgtttttctttggatGATTGAGAAATGAATTTAGGGGGGAATGGATGGTTGGCCAGTCATAGAAGAGAAAGGTTCCAACCTTGGCGGCTGGTGCATACTTTCACAAAGTAGTACCCGTATCATTTGATCACATGCAAATCTTTGCAAAATGATCAAAGCTAAGTTGTCGAGAAAAAAGATTACGCACACACATGCCGATGTTGTCAGAACCAGCCAAGAGGTCAGATTGGGATTGTCGAATCCAAATCCAACAAAATCAAGGCCAAAACGTCGGCAGAAAAACAAGGCTTTCAATAAAGAGTTGAAACATGTGTGTCGTTATCGGATCCAACCGATGGGGGCAAAATTTCGGGTTTTCACGCAAACACAAAGACAATATATATTCAAATCGCCATCTTGGCGCCACACCCATGAAGCCGCTCAAAACCATTTTCTCCGGAGCAAGCCACTCATGGCTGCTACCGGCCAAAACTCTTGTGTATTATGCGCTAATAACTGACAGTTCACAAATGTTAACTTGTAGGAAGAGCCAAGAAAATTAACACTAGACATGAGTACATCATAAACTCTGATCCGTGGACTATATATAGATGAACTGAGAACAACAATGGGCACCAATTAAATCTCAATAGACTAGCACTGAACCTTTGGAGGCTAAACTGGAAGTCGGTGAGGAAGGTCTGATGATCGCGTTGGACATAACAAACAAAGCCATTATTCTTGAAACTGACAGCTGCTCCGAGGCATGTAGTATGATATGTGGTATGTTGCTGCATATGTCACCCCACATAGTGAGGGTAGACGAAATCCGAAGGTTAGTCAGTAATCGCAATGTAACCTTTCACAAATAGTAAGAGCCAAAATTGAGGAAGCCATATCCTTACAAATTTGGGccaggcttttttttttctagaatacaccaaGATTGCGTATCAtcatttaaagaaaaaaaaagatgaggaGCAGCAATTACATGTTTAACATTTTATAATTTAGCATGTGTCTCTACATGACAAAACCCCACCATCTCTACCAAACTAAAGAAATTCTCATCTACTAGATTCGCCCGTCACAAAGATTTCCTTCCGTGCAGATCACCTCAATGATGCTTCTAGCACACAGCCTTGTGCATCAAAAACAACTTTGTTCCCGTGCTTGTTGAGCCGGATGAAACAGCCGAGGCCGTAAACTTTTATTGTAACCATTTTGgtcaggggcggagccaggaaaATTTTATAGGGAGGGCCGACTAAAGAGCACAACACCAATATACTCAAAATTTGCCAAAGACCGAAACAAATGTAGTAgcaatttgttttttgcatTATATTCagaatttgccaaaaaaaaaggaaacaaatgtagtagcaaaaaatatttttcattgaTTATACTGCCATTCATTgttgagaagaaaaagatataCAAGTGTTGAATTGCATATCGCAGAAGAGAAACATACAGACAAAGACGAGAGAAGACAGAGGAACTAACATGTTTCAGCTAAAGAGGAATGATTTTTCTCCATGCCTGAAGGGTTCGACCTAAAGGGGagagttggggaagaagaacatGTGCGTGTAGATGGTTAGGGGCTGGCCGGCTCAAGCGATTAGTGCAGTCTGCCTCCTCGTATTTTCTTTTGGTCTTTCAGGATATAACAGAAGAAGATGAGAACTCAATTAGTCAAATATTTCTTAACTTAGCAGATTTTCCATGGGCTCTTTATTTGTTGCGTGAATGTTGAGGAGGGACACATCAATAGATTACACAAATTTATGAGTAATTAATCCTATGTCtaatgaaacattttttttgttggccCGGGGCCACGGCACCTGCTGGCCCTCCCCGTACCTCTGCCACTGGTTCTGGTTCTGGTGATTAACacaacggttttgctattttttaggcGACTAAGAATCAATCAtcgagattcgtgtaagataATTAAGGTTTGATGGGtaaaaaaatcttcattggatggctacgactgtcgattgagaaataactactcactccgtttcataattcttgttggatattacatgtatctatctagacttttttagaatagatatatacatccatttttggtcaaatttgagacgagaGTTAttaaacggagggagtattttttagaCGACCGAGAAATAGACAATCTCTTAATACAAACCATTTCTCcgtaacaaaagaaaaagctcAGTTTGTGGTTACTCGACTGTGTTGTACTGAACTTAAACTTATGTTAGAATACACACGAGCTGACAAAAGTTAGTCAAATAACAACAAAGAGTAGAGCAAACGGGATTACGGAATACTACAAATGCAACCTACAGGTTGGAATGGATTAGATTAAAATGATGCGGAGCTGAGGACATATGTAAAGTTGTTCCACACCTGTGTTTTCTTTCATTGCGGATGTTGCGGTACATTTTGACTTTATCCTCTaactgtttttttgttgcaaactTCAAAGTTTCTCCTCTACCATGAAGTTGAGTTCACGAGTGATCCTTTTTGCACCCTCGTTGGTTGGATTAGCACAACAGCAATAAGAAACGACGCCGTCTCATATTTCGACCTACCCCTACTTTTGAAGGTGTACCGTCAAAGAGCTTTTCCTTTCACCTTCCTTTCTGTTCGGGGTTAATTAAGCTAAGCCATGCAGTGATCTACGTGGCCACGTCCAAATGGGTCGTGGCCTTGCCCCGGTAGGCACGGCATGCCGATTTGACAGTTGAAAGTTAGTACTGGTACTAGCTGCAATGCAAAGGAATCAGTGCAAGCAAGATGGCGACGCGAGGCTGCAGCTGCCACTGTGTACGAGATTTTTTTAGCTGCGTCGCAATCACCTTTTCCACCCAGGGGGTGTACGCTGTATAGTCCAACTGTGCCAGCATACGTGCGAGGTACGCCGGCTGGTGTTGGCGCTTGTCCTGAGTGTCCTGACAGTTAATTTTACACACTCACTAGTCACTAGCTAAAGAAACGCTCCGCTGATAATTGTTTTCCTTGGTAAAGCTCAATTATaacaaaccaaaagaaaaacattttctCCTCTCAGTGCATGTCCCATGACGGCATGAATGCACGATAAGATATActggtacgtacgtacgtaccacAAGATCGACCCTCCAACCGCTAACGATCATTTAGGTCCGCCTAACTGCCTAAGCCACACTAATTGCAGACCGAACCGCCGAACAGAGAGACTCTGCAGGGGAGAGAAATAGTCAATGGAATCAAAATGGATCGTGACGACAACCGACGCAGACGGAATGTACGTACATGGCGAGCTGCACATGCGCATCGGTCACGTCGTGCCTAACAAACTACGTAAGCTAGTACGCCGTTCGGTCGCTACGACATCGGAAAATTACCGGTTTTCAGTTGGGCCTGATCTGATACCGgcaggggcccacgcgtcatccaAAGCGTCGAAATTAAAGGGGGAGAGCGCACGTCTCTCCTCCGCGACAGCGAGTGCTCCCTGTGGTTGTACCGGCGCAGGTTGGATTGGAAAgttggaggtggtggccgTCATGTCATTCGAAAAAGATCCAGGGATTCGCGGCTTGTTAATTTACTCCATCATCCCCTTCAAATCTTGTTTATACAAGTTGTAAGTCTCCGTGTTATTTCTCGCTGCCGTGCTTCGCGAAGTGGAGGGTACGTGTTTGCATTTGCCAGCACCGGTGCTTCAAAATTCATCAATCGTGCTACTTTTCCTATCGGATGTATCGGGATAGGGTCAAGCGCAGAAGCGCCAACTAATAGCCAATCTCGAGGCGAAATTGCCTTGCGTACGAATTTGGTAGTACGATCTTTATACGATGGTTGATTTAACGGTGATTAACAACAATGAAGATTTAATCAATGGCTGAGACTTGACGACAGATACCGTACAAAAACCGTCGTATGTGTGAACTGAGCCTAATTTAGGTGGTCTGGTTTCTTGTGGTGGGACCAGCCCATCCAAGTTTAAGTATTAGAGTTGACATGGGTGTCACATTTACCTGAAATTTTATAAAATTTAACCGGCGCTActctttcagtggtaggttTTCTGAAGGTACCGAAATCCTCATTATTTCGGAAGCCTCGTAGGGATAGGATATCCGTATGTGCGTTTATATGGGTGAGTGTATGCACGCGTTGTGAGTGTCTGGATTTGTGTgttctgaaaaagaaaacccgTCTACGTGAAGCAGCGCAGCTGAGACAGGCTGAGTGGCTGAGAACTGACTAGGCTAAGACCCAGTTTGTTTGGGcttgtgcttgtgcttgtgctGCTTCTAGCCCTCCAAAAGCACAATTTcaaacaaacaccaaaaaaGCTGTTCAATGCTTATGGAAAGCACTTCTCTCATTTGCACTAGAAGCACAGAAGCACCTCCTGAGGTGCTTCCCGAGCTTCTGGCTCTCCCCGCTCACCCCTCTTCCCCGTTATTACGAAAAAtgcccttctcttttttcccctctcccccacccccaccgATTCCCCAACCCTCTCCTCTCTGTTCCGTTCGTACGCGcatgggaggcggcggctagggttcccgCCGCCGGTCTCCTCCCCGCCcacccccgccggcgccgctctcCTCACCGCCCgcatccccgccggcgccgctctcCTCACCGCCCTCATCCCCGCCGGCACCGCTGTCCTCCCCGCGGACTCCgtctccccgccggcgccgctgtcCTCCCCGCGGACTCCGTCTCCTCCCAGCCAGAGCATCTCTCCTCCCCGccctcccccgccggcgccgctctcCTCCCCGCGGACTCCGTCTCCTCCCAGCCGGAGCATCTCTCCTCCCCGccctcccccgccggcgccagctCTTCTCCCCGccctccccgccggcgccgctatCCACTGCCGGAGTCCCCTGCCCTCCACCGCCCCTCCCTCTGCAGTCCCGTGGATCTGGCCAAGGTGAGCCccctctcccctctctctgATATGGCTGCCTGTATGGATGCCCTCTCTGC
This is a stretch of genomic DNA from Brachypodium distachyon strain Bd21 chromosome 1, Brachypodium_distachyon_v3.0, whole genome shotgun sequence. It encodes these proteins:
- the LOC112270073 gene encoding uncharacterized protein LOC112270073, producing the protein MLRLGGDGVRGEESGAGGGGRGGEMLWLGGDGVRGEDSGAGGETESAGRTAVPAGMRAVRRAAPAGMRAVRRAAPAGVGGEETGGGNPSRRLPCAYERNREERVGESVGVGERGKKRRAFFVITGKRGERGEPEAREAPQEVLLCF